A genomic segment from Actinomyces lilanjuaniae encodes:
- a CDS encoding SRPBCC family protein — protein MDEFTDSIGIAAPPEAVFAYLTTAEGMTAWMGEYADLDPVPGGRFAVNIAGYPVRGEFLHVEPPHRVVVSWGFAGSDELPAGASTVEFRLTPTREGTRVDLRHYDLPDAQVPGHADGWANFLPRLAAAGAGGNAGPDYWLPLPH, from the coding sequence ATGGATGAGTTCACCGACTCCATCGGGATCGCCGCCCCGCCGGAGGCGGTCTTTGCCTACCTCACTACCGCGGAGGGGATGACGGCGTGGATGGGGGAGTACGCGGACCTCGACCCGGTGCCCGGCGGCCGGTTCGCCGTCAATATCGCGGGTTACCCCGTACGGGGCGAGTTTCTCCACGTCGAGCCGCCGCACCGGGTCGTGGTGTCGTGGGGCTTCGCGGGAAGCGATGAGCTGCCCGCTGGGGCCTCGACGGTGGAGTTCCGTCTGACCCCCACCCGCGAGGGCACGAGGGTGGACCTGCGCCACTATGACCTGCCCGACGCCCAGGTGCCCGGGCACGCCGACGGGTGGGCGAACTTCCTGCCCCGCCTAGCCGCTGCCGGTGCCGGTGGCAACGCCGGACCCGACTACTGGCTGCCGCTGCCACACTGA
- a CDS encoding TfoX/Sxy family protein, which produces MSPGQSELVERLRALLAGKAVVREVFMFGGWSFMVNERLVVSALKDGGLLVRVDASRHDELLARPGASQAQMGAGRSMGPGWLEVGASALGGPPGEEALSSWLALALEHNRALAARGR; this is translated from the coding sequence GTGAGCCCGGGGCAGTCGGAGCTCGTGGAGCGTCTCCGTGCGCTTCTGGCAGGCAAGGCGGTGGTGCGGGAGGTCTTCATGTTCGGTGGGTGGTCCTTCATGGTCAACGAGAGGCTTGTGGTCAGCGCCCTCAAGGACGGTGGCCTTCTGGTGCGGGTGGACGCCAGTCGGCACGACGAGCTGCTGGCCCGGCCGGGAGCCTCACAGGCGCAGATGGGTGCCGGGCGCAGCATGGGACCGGGCTGGCTCGAGGTCGGGGCATCTGCTCTCGGTGGACCTCCCGGTGAGGAGGCGCTGTCCTCCTGGCTGGCGCTGGCGCTCGAGCACAACAGGGCGCTCGCCGCGCGCGGGCGGTAG
- a CDS encoding ArsR/SmtB family transcription factor, with protein sequence MAAQAREPQGSQGAGEGRPRAGGAPRQADAGRLAPGRQHAAPGAAAQQAGASPGALVPELPQEGASRQVGAGAQPEVDQALRALADGNRRAILEVIRAAPQPVGVIAQEVGLSQQAASHHLGVLSRAGLAVSAREGTRHLYAVRTDGLAAVRSYLDGFWPTRLAALKAAVEEGGQTREAPRGRESRGEPGEFAGHG encoded by the coding sequence ATGGCGGCGCAGGCGCGGGAGCCACAAGGGTCGCAGGGTGCGGGGGAGGGGCGGCCAAGGGCTGGTGGCGCGCCTCGTCAGGCAGACGCTGGTCGTCTCGCCCCCGGGAGGCAGCACGCTGCCCCAGGGGCGGCCGCCCAGCAGGCGGGCGCCAGCCCAGGCGCCCTGGTGCCTGAGCTGCCACAGGAGGGTGCTTCCCGGCAGGTGGGCGCGGGCGCGCAGCCCGAGGTCGACCAGGCGCTGCGCGCGTTGGCTGACGGCAACCGGCGGGCGATCCTGGAGGTCATCCGCGCCGCGCCCCAGCCGGTGGGGGTAATAGCCCAGGAGGTAGGCCTGTCGCAGCAGGCGGCCTCCCACCACCTGGGGGTGCTGAGCCGGGCCGGGCTCGCCGTGAGCGCCCGCGAGGGCACCCGCCACCTCTACGCGGTGAGAACGGACGGCCTGGCTGCGGTGCGCTCCTACCTGGACGGCTTCTGGCCTACCCGGCTGGCTGCGCTCAAGGCGGCTGTCGAGGAGGGTGGGCAGACCCGGGAGGCTCCGAGGGGCCGGGAGAGCCGGGGGGAGCCGGGGGAGTTTGCCGGGCATGGATGA
- a CDS encoding ribonucleoside triphosphate reductase, producing MGSAASDTDVPAPAVSDTAAPGSADSAVVQGDRPQVDAVSTITEYLDRSDWRVNANANQGYSLGGMMLNTSGKVVANYWLSHVYPAVAGQAHRDADLHIHDLDMFAGYCAGWSLKDLLQQGLNGVPGAIAAGPARHFSSAVGQIVNFLGTLQNEWAGAQAFSSFDTYMAPFVRLDSMTYKQVRQCMQELIFNLNVPSRWGTQTPFTNLTFDWTCPADLRDQHPLIGDEVCDFAYGDLQAEMDLINRAFMEVMTEGDAEGRVFTFPIPTYNITRDFDWDAPNADLLFAMTAKYGLPYFQNFINSELDPGMIRSMCCRLQLDLRELLKRGNGLFGSAEQTGSVGVVTVNMARLGYLHAGDESALTARLDELLEVGRDTLELKREVIQHHIDAGLFPFTKRYLGTLDNHFSTLGVNGMNEMVRNFTRHEPGGGYDITDPRGHAMCVRILDHVRQRMVAFQEATGHLYNLEATPAEGTTYRFAKEDRRRYPDILQAGTDSNPYYTNSSQLPVGYTDDPFTAQEMQEELQTRYTGGTVLHLYMNERISSAQACKELVRRSLTAFRTPYITITPTFSICPVHGYLVGEHTTCGRCAAAHPEAEPVECEVWTRVMGYFRPVRSFNIGKKGEYAERQMFTEQAAGDHGEPVSRLATVGA from the coding sequence CTGGGCTCCGCTGCCTCGGACACCGATGTCCCGGCTCCCGCTGTCTCGGACACCGCCGCCCCGGGCTCTGCGGACTCCGCCGTCGTGCAGGGGGACCGCCCCCAGGTGGACGCGGTGTCCACCATCACCGAGTACCTGGACCGCTCTGACTGGCGCGTCAACGCCAACGCCAACCAGGGCTACTCCCTGGGCGGCATGATGCTCAACACCTCCGGCAAGGTGGTGGCCAACTACTGGCTGTCCCACGTCTACCCCGCCGTGGCCGGGCAGGCCCACCGCGACGCCGACCTGCACATCCACGACCTGGACATGTTTGCCGGGTACTGCGCGGGCTGGTCGCTCAAGGACCTCCTTCAGCAGGGTCTCAACGGCGTCCCCGGCGCCATTGCCGCCGGCCCGGCCCGGCACTTCTCCTCCGCCGTGGGCCAGATCGTCAACTTCCTGGGAACGCTGCAAAACGAGTGGGCCGGGGCGCAGGCCTTCTCCTCCTTCGACACCTACATGGCGCCCTTCGTCCGCCTGGACTCCATGACCTACAAGCAGGTCAGGCAGTGCATGCAGGAGCTCATCTTCAACCTCAACGTTCCCTCCCGGTGGGGCACCCAGACCCCCTTTACCAACCTCACCTTCGACTGGACCTGCCCCGCCGACCTGCGCGACCAGCACCCGCTCATCGGTGATGAGGTGTGCGACTTCGCCTACGGCGACCTCCAGGCGGAGATGGACCTCATCAACCGTGCCTTCATGGAGGTCATGACCGAGGGCGACGCCGAGGGCCGGGTGTTCACCTTCCCCATCCCCACCTACAACATCACCCGGGACTTCGACTGGGACGCCCCCAACGCCGACCTCCTGTTCGCCATGACCGCGAAGTACGGCCTGCCCTACTTCCAGAACTTCATCAACTCCGAGCTCGACCCAGGCATGATCCGCTCCATGTGCTGCCGCCTCCAGCTGGACCTGCGCGAGCTGCTCAAGCGCGGCAACGGTCTGTTCGGCTCCGCCGAGCAGACTGGCTCCGTCGGCGTGGTCACCGTCAACATGGCCCGCCTGGGCTACCTGCACGCCGGGGACGAGTCCGCCCTGACCGCCCGCCTGGACGAGCTCCTGGAGGTCGGGCGCGACACCCTGGAGCTCAAGCGCGAGGTCATCCAGCACCACATCGACGCCGGGCTGTTTCCCTTCACCAAGCGGTACCTGGGCACCCTGGACAACCACTTCTCCACACTGGGCGTCAACGGCATGAACGAGATGGTCCGCAACTTCACCCGCCACGAGCCCGGTGGCGGCTACGACATCACCGACCCGCGCGGTCACGCCATGTGCGTGCGCATCCTCGACCACGTGCGCCAGCGCATGGTGGCCTTCCAGGAGGCCACCGGGCACCTCTACAACCTGGAGGCAACGCCCGCCGAGGGCACCACCTACCGGTTCGCCAAGGAGGACCGTAGGCGCTACCCCGACATCCTCCAGGCCGGCACCGACTCCAACCCGTACTACACCAACTCCTCCCAGCTGCCCGTGGGCTACACCGACGACCCCTTCACCGCCCAGGAGATGCAGGAGGAGCTCCAGACCAGGTACACCGGCGGCACCGTGCTCCACCTCTACATGAACGAGCGCATCTCCTCCGCGCAGGCCTGTAAGGAGCTGGTGCGCCGCAGCCTCACCGCCTTCCGCACCCCCTACATCACGATCACCCCCACCTTCTCCATCTGCCCCGTCCACGGCTACCTGGTCGGGGAGCACACCACCTGCGGCAGGTGCGCCGCCGCGCACCCCGAGGCCGAGCCGGTGGAGTGCGAGGTGTGGACCCGGGTCATGGGCTACTTCCGCCCCGTGCGCTCCTTCAATATCGGCAAGAAGGGCGAGTACGCCGAGCGGCAGATGTTCACCGAGCAGGCGGCAGGTGACCACGGTGAGCCGGTCTCTCGCCTGGCGACGGTGGGCGCCTGA
- a CDS encoding nuclear transport factor 2 family protein — protein MTETVTEDLTEDAARGNAPGAPRDATLAALAVVRGYHQAWTTGDVEGAMRYVADDIFCRAPEADFRGKEDYRDYIASFAPELTGIGWIAEMVEVLDEEPAEGVRIALFYYPQTAVTSTTPAAELFTVRDGRIAESVLAFDRIAYVPAGPGPASGPEPASPGTGAPAGDVGDPEGRWSAVEAPGAGGSGKPDEDEAPGRAEGKVRTGGSAGGPEGVRSS, from the coding sequence GTGACTGAAACCGTGACTGAGGACCTGACTGAGGACGCTGCGCGCGGGAACGCCCCAGGCGCCCCGAGAGACGCCACTCTTGCTGCTCTTGCCGTCGTGCGGGGTTATCACCAGGCCTGGACTACTGGCGATGTCGAGGGTGCCATGCGTTATGTCGCTGACGACATCTTCTGCCGGGCGCCAGAAGCCGACTTTAGGGGCAAGGAGGATTATCGGGACTATATCGCCAGCTTCGCCCCTGAGCTCACCGGCATCGGCTGGATCGCTGAGATGGTTGAGGTGCTGGATGAGGAGCCAGCCGAGGGGGTCCGGATCGCGCTGTTCTACTACCCGCAGACCGCAGTGACCTCCACGACCCCGGCTGCTGAGCTCTTCACGGTCAGGGACGGCAGGATCGCCGAGAGCGTGCTGGCCTTCGACCGCATCGCCTACGTCCCGGCCGGGCCTGGTCCGGCCTCGGGTCCCGAGCCTGCCTCGCCTGGGACCGGGGCCCCAGCCGGGGATGTCGGCGACCCTGAGGGCCGCTGGTCTGCGGTTGAGGCGCCTGGTGCCGGTGGGAGCGGGAAGCCGGACGAGGACGAGGCTCCTGGTCGGGCCGAAGGAAAGGTCCGGACTGGCGGCAGTGCTGGCGGACCCGAGGGGGTGCGCTCCTCGTGA